The following proteins are co-located in the Pseudomonas cannabina genome:
- a CDS encoding alpha/beta fold hydrolase codes for MHSLFTLNLDLERAGKVICAQSLPFDTARETLLLLSPVGTQCCYMKNAALFLISHFNLIILESDTWLAYANEAGVNPEEGVADFIRQFNAALPEPVRVDALVGYCSSAPLALLAANQGACRTLLLLNGAYFLKDDGVIKSQYERDVERMMQSIPQGNCAQVYEAVSLLHTQSTYTPSDYRYQQVRPLRELSAFRQYLTFLNNLASLELVRIAQAVKTPTLVWCGSQDRYTDTASSRYIAQLLPHSELVEDPDGQHHDFVDGHERLYLTMTRFLTRHKQRAIQ; via the coding sequence ATGCACAGCCTGTTCACACTAAACCTGGACCTAGAGCGAGCCGGCAAGGTGATCTGTGCCCAGAGCTTGCCGTTCGACACTGCCCGGGAAACCCTCCTATTGTTATCGCCCGTGGGCACCCAGTGCTGCTACATGAAGAACGCTGCACTATTTCTGATCAGCCATTTCAATCTGATAATCCTGGAAAGCGACACCTGGCTGGCGTACGCCAACGAAGCCGGGGTCAATCCCGAAGAAGGCGTTGCGGACTTCATCCGCCAGTTCAATGCAGCGCTGCCAGAACCCGTGCGTGTAGATGCACTGGTGGGCTATTGCTCCTCAGCGCCTTTGGCACTCTTGGCAGCCAACCAAGGTGCTTGTCGCACCTTGCTACTGCTTAATGGCGCGTACTTTCTCAAAGACGACGGGGTGATCAAGAGCCAATACGAGCGCGACGTGGAGCGCATGATGCAGTCCATTCCCCAAGGCAATTGCGCCCAAGTCTACGAAGCCGTGAGTCTGTTGCACACCCAAAGCACCTATACCCCGAGTGACTATCGCTACCAGCAGGTTCGCCCTCTGCGAGAACTGTCTGCGTTCCGCCAGTACCTTACGTTCCTCAACAACCTGGCGAGCTTGGAATTGGTCAGAATTGCGCAGGCCGTAAAGACCCCCACGCTGGTGTGGTGCGGCAGCCAGGACCGTTATACCGACACCGCATCTTCCCGGTACATCGCCCAGCTGCTGCCTCACAGTGAACTGGTGGAAGATCCTGATGGCCAGCATCACGATTTTGTCGATGGCCACGAACGTTTGTACCTGACGATGACCCGTTTTCTGACCCGTCACAAGCAGAGGGCCATTCAATGA
- the cmaA gene encoding L-allo-isoleucine:holo-[CmaA peptidyl-carrier protein] ligase produces the protein MTSYHSHPPKAYRRFESVCTQAPNAIAVVHEGKPVTYQQLQTQVLERSEALIRQGLADHPYMPLMANRCLEYLITMLACCKLGITYVSIEPSTPSKRLIAVLEQLGCNHLLLLGQPTDLRPDPTLTCFRLDDCGTLCSDGPALRQPIRRRLDDASVITVMFTSGTTGVPKGVRISQDGLLNLVDNVQQQVQGKPRSYVHHSSIGFDAALFEVWVPLLTGACVTLQPSEFNIDALDHCVRAASCDVLLLTTSLFHLVAQHRLSMLEAVRVLYVGGEVLKPVHARALLLANPRITLVNGYGPTENTVFSTWYSLNKPEDAERDVIPIGQFLHQVHGKIVDAKLQEVEVGTPGELLLTGANLALGYLDEALTPTRFLQLPEGTYYRTGDYVIQDEHGMLFYQGRIDEQVKIKGFRVEIAEVEHALTQLPSVAQAVVQAHVMNDLENSLHAFIVFRHGSPTIEESKLMSLLGDRLPHYMVPRRIHYLAELPLTANGKVDKRSLQPPEKAAVVSPQAGSAVLEIWSGILGTRNLQLEHSIYGYGASSLSVVMAHSRINEILGRTTPFDEVARLSTFQEWVQYYATHADPVTSLRSQHGNH, from the coding sequence ATGACCTCCTACCATTCACATCCTCCCAAAGCCTACCGCCGATTTGAGTCGGTCTGCACGCAAGCGCCAAACGCAATTGCGGTGGTGCACGAAGGAAAACCAGTCACTTATCAACAGCTCCAGACGCAGGTGTTGGAACGTAGCGAAGCACTGATACGTCAAGGCCTGGCAGACCATCCTTACATGCCGCTGATGGCCAACCGGTGCCTTGAGTATCTGATAACGATGCTGGCCTGCTGCAAACTGGGAATTACCTACGTCTCCATCGAGCCAAGCACGCCAAGCAAACGCCTGATCGCCGTGCTGGAACAATTGGGCTGCAATCATTTGCTATTGCTCGGTCAGCCAACGGACTTGCGCCCTGACCCAACGCTAACATGCTTTCGCCTGGACGACTGCGGCACTCTGTGCTCCGACGGCCCTGCCCTACGCCAGCCTATCCGACGGCGTCTGGATGATGCTTCGGTGATAACCGTGATGTTTACCTCTGGCACTACCGGCGTCCCCAAAGGTGTACGCATCAGCCAAGACGGGTTGCTGAATCTAGTAGACAACGTACAGCAACAGGTCCAAGGCAAGCCCCGCAGCTACGTACATCACTCGTCCATCGGCTTCGATGCTGCATTGTTTGAAGTGTGGGTACCGCTGCTGACAGGCGCCTGCGTCACCCTGCAACCTAGCGAGTTCAATATAGATGCACTGGATCACTGCGTACGCGCGGCCAGCTGCGATGTGCTGTTACTGACCACCTCACTGTTCCACCTGGTGGCGCAACACCGCCTTTCAATGCTCGAGGCTGTGCGCGTGCTCTATGTCGGCGGTGAAGTACTTAAACCGGTGCATGCCCGCGCGCTGCTGTTGGCCAATCCTCGCATTACCCTGGTGAATGGCTACGGCCCGACCGAGAATACAGTGTTCTCCACTTGGTACAGTTTGAACAAGCCTGAGGACGCCGAGCGAGACGTAATTCCTATCGGGCAGTTCCTACACCAGGTGCACGGCAAAATCGTCGATGCCAAACTGCAAGAGGTGGAGGTCGGCACGCCCGGCGAGTTGCTGCTCACAGGTGCGAATCTAGCCCTAGGTTACCTCGACGAAGCTTTGACCCCAACCCGCTTTCTACAACTGCCGGAAGGCACCTATTACCGGACCGGCGACTATGTCATCCAAGATGAGCACGGCATGCTTTTCTACCAAGGCCGCATTGACGAACAGGTAAAAATCAAAGGCTTCCGGGTGGAGATCGCCGAGGTCGAACATGCGCTGACCCAACTGCCTAGCGTCGCCCAGGCTGTGGTGCAGGCGCATGTCATGAACGATTTGGAAAACAGCCTACACGCTTTCATCGTGTTCCGGCATGGCTCGCCAACTATCGAAGAAAGCAAGCTCATGAGCCTATTGGGCGACCGGCTTCCTCATTACATGGTACCGAGGCGGATCCACTACCTGGCGGAACTTCCGCTGACGGCCAATGGCAAAGTCGACAAGCGTTCCTTACAGCCGCCGGAGAAAGCAGCGGTGGTGTCCCCTCAGGCCGGTTCGGCAGTGCTAGAGATCTGGTCCGGCATCCTCGGCACCCGCAACCTGCAGTTGGAACACTCAATTTACGGCTATGGCGCCTCATCTTTGAGCGTGGTCATGGCCCATAGCCGCATCAACGAAATACTTGGCAGAACGACCCCTTTCGACGAAGTCGCCAGGCTGAGCACCTTTCAAGAGTGGGTGCAGTACTACGCAACGCATGCAGACCCAGTAACTTCTCTCAGGAGCCAACATGGAAATCACTGA
- a CDS encoding chlorinating enzyme: MEITDFSLTKQELQQFDRDGFIGPFTLYEPEEMKQMHKTIRAQLFNRTHAPYDAPLDVAITNYDRHLDVDLLTSHVFRKEIVHRVRSILGPDVICWRSEFIPKYPGNEGTDWHQADTFAHASGEPQLVWPEGEPFGGAINVWTGFTDASQENGCMQFIPGSHKQMNYDETRGMTFDPVTNNNVVKGQYARGFNGYDYTTLQKDKSWKPDEASAVPIVMKAGQFVIFRSMLMHSSLPNSTTDKTRLGYVARYVPGRVKVYPDTDYVKEFGGEYRLDRFGVVQVAGTTTDPKNKVAIKSLSGMDLKPLVIY; this comes from the coding sequence ATGGAAATCACTGACTTTTCGTTGACGAAACAGGAACTTCAGCAATTTGATCGAGATGGGTTCATCGGTCCCTTCACGCTCTATGAGCCTGAAGAGATGAAACAGATGCATAAGACCATCCGAGCACAACTGTTCAACCGCACCCATGCTCCCTACGACGCGCCACTGGATGTCGCGATCACCAACTACGACCGGCACCTGGATGTGGACTTGCTGACCAGTCATGTGTTTCGCAAGGAAATCGTGCATCGAGTGCGAAGCATCCTCGGCCCGGATGTAATCTGCTGGCGCAGCGAGTTCATCCCCAAATACCCAGGCAACGAAGGCACTGACTGGCACCAGGCAGACACTTTCGCTCACGCCTCCGGCGAGCCGCAACTGGTGTGGCCCGAGGGCGAGCCGTTCGGCGGCGCTATTAATGTGTGGACGGGTTTCACTGATGCCTCCCAAGAAAACGGCTGCATGCAGTTCATCCCCGGCAGCCACAAGCAAATGAACTACGACGAAACCAGGGGCATGACCTTCGACCCGGTCACCAACAATAATGTGGTCAAGGGGCAGTATGCACGTGGATTCAACGGCTACGACTACACCACTCTGCAAAAGGACAAGTCATGGAAGCCGGATGAAGCTTCGGCAGTACCGATCGTGATGAAAGCGGGCCAATTTGTAATCTTCCGCTCGATGCTTATGCACTCCTCGCTACCCAATTCGACAACCGACAAGACCCGCCTGGGCTATGTGGCCCGCTACGTACCCGGACGGGTCAAGGTTTATCCAGATACAGATTACGTTAAGGAATTCGGGGGCGAGTATCGACTTGATCGGTTCGGCGTGGTGCAGGTGGCCGGTACCACCACCGACCCCAAGAACAAAGTGGCCATCAAGAGCCTAAGCGGCATGGACCTGAAGCCCCTAGTCATTTATTGA
- the cmaC gene encoding coronamic acid synthetase CmaC, whose translation MEQPSYLAIDHIAYATRSTEKTSAFFTALGFEVLFHKQPIEKFGVLITKLRSPAGEIVEVVEPFRPDSVVSRLLVNVEACIYHAAFRVRDIQTTQTSLASIGGVSVTKPMTIPYPATEEHRSLTTSHMFHPAVGLFEITG comes from the coding sequence ATGGAACAGCCCTCCTACCTGGCAATCGATCACATCGCGTATGCCACGCGGTCTACGGAGAAAACCTCGGCGTTCTTCACGGCCTTGGGGTTCGAGGTGCTGTTCCATAAACAACCCATCGAAAAGTTTGGCGTGTTGATAACCAAGCTCCGCTCGCCAGCAGGCGAAATCGTGGAAGTGGTCGAACCCTTTCGACCTGACAGCGTGGTCAGCCGGCTGCTGGTGAATGTGGAGGCGTGTATATACCATGCGGCCTTTAGGGTCCGCGATATCCAGACTACTCAGACGTCTCTGGCCAGTATCGGAGGCGTCTCGGTAACCAAACCCATGACCATTCCGTACCCGGCCACCGAGGAACATCGCTCGCTGACAACCTCGCACATGTTCCACCCCGCAGTGGGCCTGTTCGAGATCACCGGTTAA
- a CDS encoding thioesterase II family protein, whose translation MADPFVVQRPWLAPLPGAPMNACRLLLCFPYGGGGASAFNGLSRLAEVGVATWAVKLPGREDRSMEAPVTRVAHVIEAILDALQSVGMPYAFYGHSFGAGLALDVTHALVERDRPLPTNLVLSGRMPPHTGYSPLLGAMDDNQLWQHVCSESLLPLPTDASCSFARHALGKLKADLALNAQLTYRFIRPLPVPLYVLNGQDDPLLELHRLDEWQRYTSKSFHSEYVPGGHFFFNINFQLLYLPLLTALDEQGS comes from the coding sequence ATGGCCGATCCTTTTGTGGTGCAACGGCCCTGGCTTGCACCACTGCCAGGCGCCCCTATGAACGCATGTCGCCTGCTGCTGTGTTTCCCCTACGGAGGAGGTGGCGCCTCAGCGTTCAATGGTTTGAGCCGGCTAGCCGAGGTCGGCGTTGCGACATGGGCAGTGAAACTACCTGGACGCGAGGATCGAAGTATGGAAGCGCCGGTCACGCGGGTCGCGCATGTTATCGAGGCGATCCTCGATGCACTGCAAAGCGTAGGCATGCCGTACGCGTTTTACGGTCACAGCTTCGGTGCCGGGTTGGCGCTTGATGTAACCCACGCGCTAGTCGAACGCGACCGGCCGCTGCCGACGAATTTGGTCCTGTCCGGGCGCATGCCGCCCCATACCGGCTACTCACCGCTACTGGGTGCGATGGACGACAACCAATTGTGGCAGCACGTATGCTCAGAGAGCCTCTTGCCACTGCCGACGGATGCCTCGTGCAGTTTCGCCAGGCATGCGCTGGGCAAGCTCAAAGCCGACCTAGCGCTCAATGCACAACTCACTTATCGCTTTATCCGGCCGCTGCCAGTGCCCCTTTACGTTCTCAACGGCCAGGACGACCCGTTGCTTGAGCTCCATCGCCTAGACGAATGGCAGCGCTACACCAGCAAAAGCTTCCATAGCGAGTACGTACCCGGCGGACATTTTTTCTTCAACATCAATTTTCAGCTTTTGTACTTGCCTCTGTTAACCGCTCTAGATGAACAAGGCAGTTGA
- a CDS encoding LysE family translocator → MFNIMSVLGLLLLMPGPTNTLLLRSGALSGFRHAWSLSLLEYSAYLLQISFWGYLLRHIGDSAPWCLKVVQLASMAYLFKTSHRLWRNPDNPCHSSPNVQISGMYFFRLTLINPKGLLVVSFIAPEQTFTDIKLYLYFVAQLSMVVIPIGCAWVLLGAYIKRSGHAWLTTLNINRTASVIICCFAVAILSQLTDSLIKTKLAF, encoded by the coding sequence ATGTTCAACATCATGTCTGTACTTGGGTTGCTGCTCTTGATGCCAGGGCCAACGAATACATTGCTGCTGCGGTCTGGAGCACTGAGCGGATTCCGACACGCCTGGTCTTTGAGCCTGCTGGAATACTCGGCCTACCTGCTGCAGATTTCCTTTTGGGGGTATCTGCTCAGACATATCGGTGACAGCGCTCCCTGGTGCCTCAAGGTGGTACAACTGGCGTCGATGGCTTATCTGTTCAAAACCTCACACCGGCTATGGCGCAACCCCGATAACCCTTGCCATTCCTCACCCAACGTGCAGATATCCGGAATGTACTTTTTTCGGCTGACCCTGATCAACCCCAAGGGTCTACTGGTGGTTTCGTTCATCGCTCCCGAGCAGACCTTTACCGATATCAAGTTGTACCTGTATTTTGTCGCGCAACTCAGTATGGTGGTAATCCCGATTGGCTGTGCCTGGGTGCTGCTTGGCGCATACATCAAACGCAGCGGGCATGCTTGGCTGACAACGCTGAATATTAATCGCACAGCCTCGGTGATCATTTGCTGCTTCGCGGTGGCGATCCTTTCCCAATTGACTGACTCACTGATCAAGACCAAATTGGCATTTTAG
- a CDS encoding IS5 family transposase: MQKTFSELEYTGKKKQTRRDRFLADLEQLVPWALLEAQVAPFYSNTAGKRGRPAIGVSRMLRMYVVQQCFGFSDEGCEDAVYDSQAIRGFMGIDLGRESAPDATTLLRFRRLLEVHQLTRLLFETINQHLASRGLLLKEGTIVDATLIAAPPSVKNREGKRDPEMHQARKGNQWHFGMKAHIGVDATSGLVHSVVGTAANVADVTQVGQLLHGDETYVSGDAGYTGAAKRPEHAERDVIWSIAERPSSYKQHGEGSVLYRVKRKIEYAKAQLRAKVEHPFQVIKVRFNHRKVRYRGLEKNTAQLFSLFGLANLMLAKRYLQQTAG, encoded by the coding sequence GTGCAGAAGACCTTCTCCGAACTCGAATATACCGGCAAGAAAAAGCAGACTCGCCGAGATCGCTTCCTGGCTGACCTTGAACAGTTGGTGCCCTGGGCCCTGCTGGAGGCGCAAGTGGCGCCGTTTTATAGCAACACCGCAGGCAAGCGCGGACGCCCTGCGATAGGGGTGTCGCGCATGTTGCGCATGTACGTCGTGCAGCAGTGTTTCGGTTTCTCCGATGAAGGTTGCGAAGATGCCGTCTACGACAGCCAGGCCATCCGCGGTTTTATGGGTATCGACCTGGGTCGCGAGTCTGCACCGGATGCCACCACCTTGCTGCGTTTTCGCCGCTTGCTGGAAGTCCATCAGCTAACCCGGCTGCTGTTTGAAACGATTAACCAGCATCTGGCCAGCCGGGGGCTGCTGCTCAAGGAAGGCACTATCGTCGACGCTACTCTGATCGCCGCGCCGCCCTCGGTCAAGAACCGAGAAGGCAAGCGTGATCCTGAGATGCATCAGGCCAGGAAAGGCAATCAATGGCACTTTGGGATGAAGGCCCACATTGGTGTAGACGCCACGTCGGGGCTGGTGCACAGCGTAGTAGGGACGGCCGCTAACGTGGCGGATGTCACCCAGGTTGGCCAGTTGCTTCACGGTGACGAAACCTATGTTTCGGGTGACGCTGGATACACCGGTGCGGCCAAGCGACCGGAGCATGCTGAACGGGACGTTATCTGGTCGATTGCAGAACGGCCAAGCAGTTACAAGCAGCACGGCGAAGGCAGCGTGCTGTATCGGGTCAAGCGCAAAATTGAATATGCCAAGGCGCAACTGCGTGCCAAGGTCGAGCACCCCTTCCAGGTAATCAAGGTGCGCTTCAATCATCGCAAGGTTCGCTACCGTGGGCTGGAAAAGAATACAGCGCAGTTGTTCAGTTTGTTTGGGTTGGCCAATCTGATGCTGGCCAAGCGGTATTTACAACAGACGGCAGGATAA
- the cmaL gene encoding coronamic acid biosynthesis protein CmaL → MNAYLIGKMSITDQARYDNYKRLTPDIVKAHGGRFISREGQKFLLEGEAESRRVVIVEFPSVEAAQKFYNSEEYTKARHLREGAADEMQLFIVEGMDN, encoded by the coding sequence ATGAACGCCTATCTTATTGGTAAAATGAGTATCACCGACCAAGCTCGGTATGATAATTACAAGCGGCTAACGCCTGACATTGTAAAAGCTCATGGAGGCCGCTTCATCTCGAGAGAAGGCCAGAAGTTTCTTTTGGAAGGAGAGGCTGAAAGCCGTCGCGTGGTGATTGTAGAGTTCCCTTCAGTTGAGGCAGCACAGAAGTTCTACAATTCTGAAGAGTATACAAAGGCTAGACACCTCCGCGAAGGTGCAGCCGACGAGATGCAATTGTTCATTGTGGAGGGAATGGATAACTAG
- a CDS encoding recombinase family protein, translating into MGQRAAIYCRVSTADQSCERQERDLTAFAHRAGFEVTAIFKETGSGAKLDRSERRKIMALAQSRHLEVILVTELSRWGRSTIDLLNTLRELEGWKVSVIAMNGMAFDLSSPHGRMLATFLSGIAEFERDLISERVKSGLAASRARGRKLGRQVGVRPKSDKLYPKVIEAIEAGRSYRWIARDLGISKNTVTEIVRRHRETA; encoded by the coding sequence TTGGGACAACGAGCCGCTATTTATTGCCGTGTTTCGACGGCTGACCAATCATGCGAACGGCAGGAGCGTGACCTCACAGCGTTTGCCCATCGTGCAGGTTTTGAGGTCACCGCAATTTTTAAGGAAACTGGATCAGGTGCGAAGCTTGACCGTTCTGAGCGACGTAAGATCATGGCGCTGGCCCAGTCGAGACATCTCGAAGTCATCCTGGTGACGGAATTGTCTCGATGGGGCCGATCAACGATCGATCTTCTCAACACGCTACGAGAACTGGAAGGCTGGAAGGTGTCTGTCATTGCTATGAATGGTATGGCGTTCGACCTGTCGTCACCGCATGGTCGTATGCTGGCGACGTTTCTATCCGGCATCGCGGAGTTCGAGCGCGATCTCATCAGTGAACGAGTCAAGTCAGGCCTCGCCGCTTCTCGTGCCCGAGGGCGTAAGCTCGGGCGGCAAGTAGGCGTGCGCCCGAAATCCGACAAACTTTACCCCAAAGTCATCGAAGCGATTGAAGCAGGTCGCAGTTACAGATGGATTGCCCGAGATCTTGGTATTAGCAAGAACACCGTCACTGAAATTGTCCGCAGGCATCGCGAAACGGCTTAG
- a CDS encoding IS91-like element ISPsy3 family transposase, translating to MKPAYPPPLLQMSPAYTPRPLKNLFTANQCWAHLIEEGGLRDIEVESVTKMLACGTSILGVKHYTCGNDSCPHVKYLCNTCSCRACPSCGKKATDQWIANQQHRLPECTWQHLVFTLPDTLWPLFFHNRHWLDALCRLAVDNLLYAGRRRGVEVGVFCAIHTYGRRLNWHPHIHVSVTLGGIDDAGVWKDLSFHPSALRRRWMWNVRQYLLSQWEHTTVPPENAHLQSENDWRHLVLNAGGQHWHIHLSKKTKNGKKTVNYLGRYLKKPPISGSRLAHYTNSATLSFTYLDHRTKTYQQETLSQTDMLRRVVQHIPEKHFRMIRYFGFLANRVCGRQLPRVYEALRMERRGKAQKLYFAQMSKAFLHRDPFSCVLCGARMVYTAAIAGLTVQGLINNAQSIAQLRYVPA from the coding sequence ATGAAGCCTGCTTACCCACCGCCGCTGCTTCAGATGAGTCCAGCCTACACACCTCGACCGCTCAAAAACCTCTTCACCGCTAACCAGTGCTGGGCACACCTCATCGAGGAGGGCGGCTTGCGCGACATCGAAGTCGAGTCCGTCACCAAAATGCTGGCCTGCGGCACCTCGATCCTGGGCGTCAAACACTACACCTGCGGCAACGACAGCTGCCCGCACGTCAAATACCTCTGCAACACCTGCAGTTGCCGCGCCTGTCCATCCTGCGGCAAAAAGGCTACCGATCAGTGGATCGCCAATCAACAGCACCGCTTACCCGAGTGTACCTGGCAACACCTGGTGTTCACATTGCCTGACACCCTGTGGCCGCTGTTCTTTCATAACCGTCACTGGCTCGATGCCTTGTGCCGCCTGGCCGTCGACAACCTGCTCTATGCGGGCCGACGCCGGGGCGTGGAGGTGGGTGTTTTCTGCGCCATCCACACCTACGGCCGGCGACTTAACTGGCACCCACACATCCATGTCTCGGTCACCTTGGGTGGGATCGATGACGCAGGTGTCTGGAAAGATCTGTCGTTTCATCCATCAGCCTTGCGTCGGCGCTGGATGTGGAATGTACGCCAGTACCTGCTCAGTCAGTGGGAGCACACCACCGTCCCCCCTGAAAACGCTCATCTGCAGAGCGAAAATGACTGGCGTCACCTTGTGCTCAACGCCGGTGGTCAGCACTGGCACATCCACTTGTCGAAGAAGACGAAAAACGGCAAAAAGACCGTCAATTACCTGGGCCGCTACCTGAAAAAACCGCCCATCTCGGGCAGCCGATTGGCCCATTACACCAACAGCGCAACCTTGAGTTTTACCTACCTGGATCACCGCACCAAGACCTATCAGCAGGAAACGCTGAGCCAGACCGACATGCTGCGCCGGGTGGTGCAGCACATCCCGGAGAAGCACTTTCGGATGATCCGGTATTTTGGATTTCTGGCCAACCGCGTCTGTGGCCGACAGCTACCCCGGGTGTATGAGGCGCTACGCATGGAAAGGCGTGGCAAAGCGCAAAAACTGTATTTTGCGCAGATGAGCAAAGCGTTCTTGCATCGGGATCCGTTCAGCTGCGTGCTGTGCGGAGCACGGATGGTTTATACCGCAGCCATCGCCGGCCTGACCGTGCAGGGCTTGATCAACAACGCTCAAAGCATCGCGCAATTGAGGTACGTGCCGGCCTGA
- a CDS encoding IS91 family transposase, with protein sequence MRSRPADVASAPPAYKPRPLKNLFTANGCWADLLEAGGLRQIEVESISKMLACGTSILGVKHYTCGNDSCPHVKYLCNTCHCRACPSCGKKATDQWIAVQNNRLPDCPWQHLVFTLPDTLWSLFFYNRWLLDALFRLAADNLIYTAKRRGLRVGIFGALHTYGRRLNWHPHVHLSVTAGGLDEQGVWKNLSFHKEALRRRWMWLVRDYLLGQPLSQLTMPPPLAHIHCESDWHRLILTAGGQHWHIHLSKKTENGRKTVNYLGRYLKKPPISGSRLAHYTNGATLSFTYLDHRTQTYQQETLSQADMLRRVVQHIPEKHFRMIRYFGFLANRVCGKYLPKVYEALKMATPGPTPKLYFVQMAKAFLNVDPFRCVLCGARMVYTAAISGLTVQGLVLNAQAIAQMRYVKP encoded by the coding sequence ATGAGGAGCCGCCCTGCTGACGTGGCCTCTGCACCGCCTGCTTACAAACCTCGACCGCTCAAAAACCTCTTCACGGCCAACGGCTGCTGGGCAGATTTGCTGGAGGCCGGCGGTCTGCGCCAAATCGAAGTGGAGTCGATCAGCAAAATGCTCGCCTGCGGCACCTCGATACTGGGCGTCAAACACTACACCTGCGGCAACGACAGCTGCCCGCACGTCAAATACCTGTGCAACACCTGCCATTGCCGGGCCTGTCCTTCCTGCGGCAAAAAGGCCACCGACCAGTGGATCGCCGTGCAAAACAACCGTCTGCCCGACTGCCCCTGGCAGCATCTGGTGTTCACGCTGCCCGACACGCTGTGGTCCCTGTTCTTCTACAACCGCTGGCTGCTTGATGCGCTGTTTCGTCTGGCGGCCGATAACCTGATCTACACCGCCAAGCGGCGCGGTTTGCGCGTCGGGATTTTCGGGGCGCTGCACACCTATGGACGGCGGCTCAACTGGCATCCCCACGTCCACCTGTCGGTGACCGCGGGCGGCCTGGATGAGCAGGGCGTCTGGAAAAATCTGTCGTTCCACAAAGAGGCCCTGCGGCGGCGCTGGATGTGGCTGGTGCGCGATTACCTGCTGGGACAGCCGCTTTCGCAACTGACGATGCCGCCGCCGCTGGCCCACATCCACTGTGAAAGCGACTGGCACCGTCTGATACTGACCGCTGGCGGCCAGCACTGGCACATCCACTTGTCGAAGAAGACGGAAAACGGCCGAAAGACCGTCAATTACCTGGGCCGCTACCTGAAAAAACCGCCGATCTCGGGCAGTCGTCTGGCGCATTACACCAACGGGGCCACGTTGAGCTTCACCTACCTGGATCACCGCACACAGACCTATCAGCAGGAAACGCTGAGCCAGGCCGACATGCTGCGCCGGGTGGTGCAGCACATCCCGGAAAAGCATTTCCGGATGATCCGGTATTTTGGTTTTCTGGCCAATCGGGTGTGTGGGAAATACCTGCCGAAGGTGTATGAAGCATTGAAGATGGCGACGCCAGGACCGACACCGAAGCTGTATTTTGTGCAGATGGCCAAAGCCTTTCTAAACGTCGATCCGTTCCGTTGCGTGCTGTGTGGCGCGCGGATGGTATACACGGCGGCAATCAGCGGGCTGACGGTACAGGGACTGGTCCTCAACGCTCAGGCGATCGCGCAGATGAGGTACGTGAAGCCCTGA
- a CDS encoding recombinase family protein: MTTLNVARVYLRVSTEDQDLQRQEAIIGNARASGYYVAAVYREKASGARSDRPELLRMIEDLQPGEVVIAEKIDRISRLPLVEAERLVDAIKAKGARLAVPGIVDLSELAEASGGVAKVVLQGVQDMLLRVALQIARDDFEDRRERQRQGIDLAKSAGLYRGRKPNAKVHEQIIALKGGGCSIAETARLAGVSVSQVKRVWAHHLAKPGA, encoded by the coding sequence ATGACGACTCTCAATGTTGCGCGGGTGTACCTGCGTGTCAGTACCGAAGACCAGGACTTGCAGCGCCAAGAAGCGATCATTGGCAATGCGCGAGCATCGGGCTACTACGTGGCTGCGGTCTATCGCGAAAAAGCATCGGGCGCTCGATCCGACCGTCCCGAGCTGTTGCGCATGATCGAGGACCTGCAACCAGGTGAAGTCGTCATCGCTGAGAAGATCGACCGAATCAGCCGTCTTCCCTTGGTCGAAGCAGAAAGGCTTGTGGACGCGATCAAGGCTAAGGGCGCACGCTTGGCGGTGCCCGGCATCGTCGATTTATCGGAATTGGCCGAGGCATCCGGTGGCGTCGCCAAGGTGGTGTTGCAAGGCGTACAAGACATGCTGTTGCGTGTGGCACTGCAAATAGCGCGTGACGACTTCGAAGACCGTCGAGAGCGACAGCGGCAAGGCATCGACTTGGCCAAGAGCGCTGGTCTATATAGAGGACGCAAGCCGAATGCTAAAGTGCATGAACAGATCATTGCCCTTAAAGGCGGCGGGTGTAGCATTGCAGAGACTGCGCGGCTGGCGGGCGTCAGTGTCAGCCAGGTGAAGCGTGTATGGGCACATCACCTGGCTAAACCGGGGGCCTAA